The proteins below are encoded in one region of Patescibacteria group bacterium:
- a CDS encoding GIY-YIG nuclease family protein, giving the protein MNYFVYALYNAEGNKIYIGQTSDIDRRLKEHNLKVGKHYTAQARGEWKVIYKEYLESKTEALKREKQLKSCQGRLFIKKLIANPL; this is encoded by the coding sequence GTGAACTATTTTGTTTACGCTTTATATAATGCAGAGGGGAATAAGATCTATATTGGACAGACATCTGATATTGACAGAAGACTGAAAGAACACAATTTGAAAGTTGGAAAACATTACACCGCCCAGGCGAGAGGAGAATGGAAGGTAATTTATAAAGAGTATTTGGAATCAAAGACGGAAGCCCTAAAGAGAGAAAAACAATTAAAGAGTTGTCAAGGAAGATTGTTTATCAAAAAGTTAATAGCCAATCCCCTGTAG